A genomic stretch from Actinomadura rubteroloni includes:
- a CDS encoding ATP-binding protein — protein MSVLPAALSAARRGEPFVVGWLSAGGGAPLELITNAGPVGEARQALLFPSGARGVRVGEEWLRQARRMVWTRCAGRLAPVAPVLAEGAGLFESTLVTLMERPFGWFVVAEPCGERVLDDEMRELHHELRMLRRGEDEQSRLAVARADDRLAELDAFREAGLWQVKVVAGAETEQELGQIAPVLVGSMDLGHHPYRLRSGHGAGSFAEALRAPATPAPRRPQAPDELRFPFTATAGALAALAGLPRREVPGLRVLDAGYFDVTSETDDFASGTEPRIELGAILDAQDRRVGAFTVPRSTINRHVFVTGATGAGKSQTVRHLLEQLTRAGVPWLAIEPAKSEYAAMAGRIADLGGPVTVVNPSDPASVPLSVNPLAPEPGYPVQAHIDMVRALFQAAFDAEEPFPQIMAQALQRVYETNGWDVVTGGGVPGSLIEPTVPTLEQLQNAALQVITDVGYGREMMADVQGFVDVRLRSLRIGSAGRFFEGGHPADIGGMLRDNIVLAIEDVANDEDKAFLMGTLIIRIVEHLRMRSRGASRDGAPALRHVIVIEEAHRLLRNRPERTSSHAVELFAGMLAEIRAYGEGIIVAEQIPTKLVPDVIKNTALKVVHRLPAHDDRFQVGAAMNLDTDQSREVVSLRPGVAAVFADGMDRPLRVRIPLGEGREEELPGPPPPVDGRRSAACGRECQSGRACTLYELREADLLAGGVDSAWLRVWTETLVLAHVTNRPLPAVPPELVRAWSRLVARLRECTLATVVERAVTRRSWALRTQYPPAELTGVVADVAQRLLGGAGDLAGTSPGPHWVIPQVRWVHELDRIFPYGGGDPDPRAPAPPLDYQLPGLRQPPDGLLGHRLRALRRHPLSPELARNRPLAITALAGDDENTAFFADLAVVTIGLPEDEQIADVAATMRAENWLEPVLSWPEGLIKPFADPAGGIPFTLP, from the coding sequence GTGAGCGTCCTGCCCGCCGCGCTGTCGGCCGCGCGGCGCGGCGAGCCGTTCGTCGTCGGCTGGCTGTCGGCGGGTGGCGGCGCGCCGCTGGAGCTGATCACCAACGCCGGGCCGGTCGGCGAGGCGCGGCAGGCGCTGCTGTTCCCGAGCGGTGCCCGCGGCGTCCGCGTCGGCGAGGAGTGGCTGCGGCAGGCGCGCCGCATGGTGTGGACGCGCTGCGCCGGCAGGCTCGCGCCCGTCGCGCCCGTGCTCGCCGAGGGCGCCGGGCTGTTCGAGTCCACGCTCGTCACGTTGATGGAGCGGCCGTTCGGCTGGTTCGTCGTCGCCGAGCCGTGCGGCGAGCGCGTCCTGGACGACGAGATGCGCGAACTCCACCACGAGCTGCGGATGCTGCGGCGCGGCGAGGACGAGCAGTCCCGCCTCGCCGTCGCCCGCGCCGACGACCGGCTCGCAGAACTGGACGCGTTCCGCGAGGCCGGGCTGTGGCAGGTCAAGGTCGTCGCGGGCGCCGAGACCGAGCAGGAGCTGGGGCAGATCGCGCCCGTCCTGGTCGGGTCGATGGATCTCGGCCACCACCCGTACCGGCTGCGGTCCGGGCACGGCGCGGGGTCGTTCGCCGAGGCGCTGCGGGCGCCCGCGACCCCGGCGCCGCGCCGCCCGCAGGCGCCGGACGAGCTGCGCTTCCCGTTCACCGCGACGGCGGGCGCGCTCGCGGCCCTCGCCGGGCTGCCGCGCCGCGAGGTGCCGGGGCTACGGGTGCTGGACGCGGGGTACTTCGACGTCACGTCCGAGACCGACGACTTCGCGTCCGGCACCGAGCCGCGCATCGAGCTGGGCGCGATCCTGGACGCGCAGGACCGCCGGGTCGGCGCGTTCACCGTGCCGCGCTCGACGATCAACCGGCACGTGTTCGTCACGGGCGCGACGGGCGCGGGCAAGAGCCAGACCGTCCGGCACCTGCTGGAGCAGCTCACCCGCGCGGGCGTGCCGTGGCTGGCGATCGAGCCCGCCAAGTCCGAGTACGCGGCGATGGCCGGGCGGATCGCGGACCTCGGCGGGCCGGTGACGGTCGTGAACCCGTCCGATCCGGCGTCGGTGCCGCTGTCGGTGAACCCGCTCGCGCCCGAGCCCGGCTACCCGGTGCAGGCGCACATCGACATGGTCCGGGCGCTGTTCCAGGCCGCGTTCGACGCCGAGGAGCCGTTCCCGCAGATCATGGCGCAGGCGCTCCAGCGCGTCTACGAGACCAACGGCTGGGACGTCGTCACCGGCGGCGGCGTGCCCGGCTCGCTGATCGAACCGACCGTCCCGACGCTGGAACAGCTCCAGAACGCCGCACTCCAGGTCATCACGGACGTCGGGTACGGGCGGGAGATGATGGCGGACGTCCAAGGCTTCGTGGACGTCCGGCTCCGGAGCCTGCGGATCGGTTCGGCCGGACGGTTCTTCGAGGGCGGCCACCCCGCCGACATCGGCGGCATGCTGCGCGACAACATCGTGCTGGCGATCGAGGACGTCGCCAACGACGAGGACAAGGCGTTCCTCATGGGCACGCTCATCATCCGCATCGTGGAGCACCTGCGGATGCGGTCGCGCGGCGCGTCCCGCGACGGCGCGCCCGCGCTGCGGCACGTGATCGTCATCGAGGAGGCGCACCGGCTGCTGCGCAACCGCCCGGAGCGGACGAGTTCGCACGCCGTCGAGCTGTTCGCCGGGATGCTCGCCGAGATCCGCGCGTACGGCGAGGGGATCATCGTGGCGGAGCAGATCCCGACCAAGCTCGTCCCGGACGTCATCAAGAACACGGCGCTGAAGGTCGTCCACCGGCTGCCCGCGCACGACGACCGGTTCCAGGTCGGCGCGGCGATGAACCTGGACACCGACCAGTCGCGCGAGGTCGTGTCGCTGCGGCCGGGCGTCGCGGCGGTGTTCGCCGACGGCATGGACCGTCCGCTGCGCGTGCGGATCCCGCTCGGCGAGGGCCGCGAGGAGGAACTGCCCGGCCCGCCGCCCCCGGTGGACGGCCGGCGGTCGGCCGCGTGCGGGCGCGAGTGCCAGTCCGGACGCGCCTGCACCCTGTACGAGCTGCGCGAGGCCGACCTGCTGGCGGGCGGCGTGGACTCGGCGTGGCTGCGGGTGTGGACGGAGACGCTCGTCCTCGCGCACGTCACGAACCGTCCGCTGCCCGCGGTGCCGCCCGAGCTGGTCCGCGCCTGGTCACGGCTCGTTGCGCGGTTGCGCGAATGCACGCTCGCGACGGTCGTGGAGCGGGCGGTGACGCGCCGGTCCTGGGCGCTGCGGACGCAGTACCCGCCCGCCGAGCTGACGGGCGTCGTCGCGGACGTCGCGCAGCGCCTGCTCGGCGGCGCGGGCGACCTCGCCGGGACGTCGCCCGGCCCGCACTGGGTGATCCCGCAGGTCCGCTGGGTGCACGAGCTGGACCGGATCTTCCCCTACGGCGGCGGCGACCCCGATCCGCGCGCCCCCGCCCCGCCGCTGGACTACCAGCTCCCGGGTCTGCGGCAGCCGCCGGACGGGCTGCTCGGCCACCGGTTGCGCGCGTTGCGCCGGCATCCGCTGTCGCCGGAGCTGGCGCGCAACCGTCCGCTGGCGATCACCGCGCTGGCCGGGGACGACGAGAACACGGCCTTCTTCGCCGACCTCGCCGTCGTCACGATCGGGCTGCCCGAGGACGAGCAGATCGCCGACGTCGCCGCGACCATGCGCGCGGAGAACTGGCTGGAACCCGTCCTGAGCTGGCCCGAAGGGCTGATCAAACCGTTCGCCGATCCGGCCGGGGGCATTCCGTTCACGTTGCCGTGA
- a CDS encoding P-loop NTPase family protein: protein MTQTFPSRVAIFGLPGAGKSTLAHELSRRHEIPVHELDDILFARHGALPLDRFRAEVGTVTVGPRWIVDGNYSKLQDVTWDRAELVIWLDYRLPLILWRVTRRNLRRLSGREQTGRRLTWRAAFFGRRSVLGNAARKYIRNRPRYAAQLAQTEARGVTVVRLRSPRKTNRWLRDTQWITDIVH from the coding sequence ATGACACAGACGTTCCCTTCGCGCGTAGCGATCTTCGGGCTCCCGGGAGCCGGTAAGTCCACGCTCGCGCATGAACTCTCCCGGCGGCACGAGATCCCCGTGCACGAACTGGACGACATCCTGTTCGCGCGGCACGGCGCGCTGCCCCTCGATCGGTTCCGCGCGGAGGTCGGCACGGTCACGGTCGGCCCGAGATGGATCGTGGACGGCAACTACAGCAAGCTTCAGGACGTCACCTGGGACCGGGCAGAGTTGGTGATCTGGCTCGACTACCGGCTCCCACTCATCCTGTGGCGCGTCACCCGCCGCAACCTGCGGCGGCTGTCCGGCCGCGAGCAGACGGGCCGCCGCTTGACCTGGCGCGCCGCGTTCTTCGGACGCCGCAGCGTCCTCGGGAACGCCGCCCGCAAGTACATCCGCAACCGACCACGGTATGCCGCCCAGCTCGCGCAGACCGAGGCGCGCGGAGTGACGGTCGTGCGGCTGCGATCGCCGCGAAAGACGAACCGATGGCTTCGCGACACTCAGTGGATAACTGACATTGTCCACTGA
- a CDS encoding CU044_5270 family protein has product MRDLAELRDLHAEVPEPDPARLAPGRARLLAANAAARPVRPRFRRRTVLAGTALGGAVLAAAAIVAVPVVSTDGSPPPALAAAEVLNRAARAAEASPDPVPRDDQFIYTEAVQRWSMGGEPVKSYRNQRWESVDGRHRGLSYDHGVKRIENPATAQPDDVFPMNYAALARLPHDPAQLRACLTSGPPGARRDTRRHLRQLTARMALAQPVLPPGLRPALFRAFAGLPGIALRRNVADALGRRGIGVLIGGGTGARMLDFMVILDPKTYRFLGTALQRPVRTNRPPADVTALVRSGIVDAPGRLP; this is encoded by the coding sequence ATGCGTGACCTGGCCGAACTGCGCGACCTGCACGCCGAGGTGCCCGAGCCGGACCCGGCCCGGCTCGCCCCCGGCCGCGCCCGCCTGCTCGCCGCGAACGCGGCGGCCCGTCCCGTCCGGCCCCGGTTCCGGCGGCGGACGGTCCTGGCCGGGACCGCCCTCGGGGGCGCGGTCCTGGCCGCCGCCGCGATCGTGGCGGTCCCGGTCGTCTCGACGGACGGTTCGCCGCCGCCCGCCCTGGCCGCCGCCGAGGTCCTCAACCGCGCCGCCCGCGCCGCCGAGGCGTCTCCCGACCCGGTGCCGCGCGACGACCAGTTCATCTACACCGAGGCCGTGCAGCGCTGGTCCATGGGCGGCGAACCGGTGAAGAGCTACCGGAACCAGCGGTGGGAGTCGGTGGACGGCAGGCATCGCGGTCTCTCCTACGACCACGGCGTCAAGCGGATCGAGAACCCGGCGACGGCGCAGCCGGACGACGTGTTCCCAATGAACTACGCCGCGCTCGCCAGGCTGCCGCACGACCCGGCGCAACTGCGGGCCTGCCTGACCAGCGGCCCGCCCGGCGCGCGGCGCGACACCAGGAGGCACCTCCGGCAGCTCACAGCGCGCATGGCCCTGGCGCAGCCCGTCCTCCCGCCGGGGCTGCGCCCGGCCCTCTTCCGCGCCTTCGCCGGGCTCCCCGGTATCGCGCTGCGGCGGAACGTCGCGGACGCGCTCGGGCGGCGCGGCATCGGCGTCCTCATCGGCGGGGGAACGGGCGCGCGGATGCTCGACTTCATGGTGATCCTCGACCCGAAGACGTATCGCTTCCTGGGTACGGCCCTGCAGCGGCCCGTTCGGACGAACAGGCCGCCCGCCGATGTGACGGCGCTCGTCCGGTCCGGGATCGTGGACGCTCCCGGCCGCCTCCCCTGA
- a CDS encoding RNA polymerase sigma factor, which produces MIALIPSGRAAPPAAGDARIIWSSLSAPEVFTELYDRHAPRIHRYAARRLGADRADDIVADTFLTAFRRRGRYDLTREDAAPWLYGIAANLIGKHHRAEIRMHRAYARTGASPVTESYAERADERVDAAGVRRALAAALAALPARDRDVLLLVAWADLTYEQVAEALSIPVGTVRSRLHRARRDVRAALGGRHPIHEGDDDA; this is translated from the coding sequence GTGATCGCCCTCATCCCCTCCGGGAGGGCCGCGCCGCCCGCGGCCGGCGACGCGAGGATCATCTGGTCCTCGCTGAGCGCCCCTGAGGTCTTCACCGAGCTGTACGACCGCCACGCGCCCCGGATCCACCGATACGCCGCGCGGCGGCTCGGCGCGGACCGCGCGGACGACATCGTCGCCGACACCTTCCTCACCGCGTTCCGGCGGCGCGGACGCTACGACCTGACCCGCGAGGACGCCGCTCCCTGGCTCTACGGCATCGCCGCGAACCTCATCGGCAAGCACCACCGCGCGGAGATCCGGATGCACCGTGCCTATGCCCGGACCGGCGCGAGCCCGGTCACCGAGTCCTATGCCGAGCGTGCCGACGAGCGCGTGGACGCGGCCGGCGTCCGGCGCGCCCTCGCCGCCGCGCTCGCCGCGCTCCCCGCCCGCGACCGCGACGTTCTGCTGCTCGTCGCCTGGGCCGACCTCACGTACGAGCAGGTCGCCGAGGCACTGTCCATCCCGGTCGGCACGGTGCGGTCGCGCCTGCACCGGGCGCGCCGCGACGTCCGCGCGGCGCTCGGCGGACGCCACCCGATCCACGAAGGAGACGACGATGCGTGA
- a CDS encoding DUF1906 domain-containing protein: MSVFGVDYAWGRPGPAALKKAGVRFVCRYLSHDTSGKNLTRAEADQLSDAGLWLVVVWESTASRALSGKSGGVADARDAARQAAACGMPGDRPIYFAVDFDASSGQQSTINAYLDGAASVLGRDRVGLYAGYGPVKRAFDAGKITYGWQTYAWSGGKWDSRAQLQQYSNDHTINGVGLDYDRAVKSDYGQWRVGAGPGEEDDVPEYVSLGLSKPMAVKKDQTARVKFDKEYSDRGKAHADGAYPAVLSGGAKGTQFVIEVDVSGGHQFRLIETDPDNGYATSKTYPVRTGSGTFVGVCDSRQHLYVELHPTADGEANVSAKAQYWHR, translated from the coding sequence ATGAGCGTGTTCGGCGTCGATTACGCCTGGGGCCGTCCGGGACCGGCGGCGCTCAAGAAGGCCGGCGTGCGGTTCGTGTGCCGCTACCTCTCGCACGACACGTCCGGCAAGAACCTCACGAGAGCCGAGGCCGACCAGCTCTCCGACGCGGGCCTGTGGCTCGTCGTCGTGTGGGAGAGCACCGCGAGCCGCGCCCTGTCGGGGAAGTCCGGCGGCGTCGCGGACGCCCGGGACGCCGCGCGGCAGGCCGCCGCCTGCGGCATGCCCGGCGACCGGCCGATCTACTTCGCGGTGGACTTCGACGCCTCGTCCGGGCAGCAGTCCACCATCAACGCCTACCTGGACGGGGCTGCGAGCGTCCTCGGCCGCGACCGCGTCGGCCTGTACGCGGGCTACGGGCCGGTCAAGCGCGCGTTCGACGCCGGGAAGATCACCTACGGCTGGCAGACGTACGCCTGGTCCGGCGGCAAATGGGACTCCCGCGCCCAGCTCCAGCAGTACTCCAACGACCACACGATCAACGGCGTCGGGCTCGACTACGACCGCGCCGTGAAAAGCGACTACGGGCAGTGGCGCGTCGGCGCCGGCCCCGGTGAGGAGGACGACGTGCCGGAATACGTCAGCCTCGGCCTGAGCAAGCCGATGGCCGTCAAGAAGGACCAGACCGCCCGCGTCAAGTTCGACAAGGAGTACTCCGACCGGGGCAAGGCCCACGCCGACGGCGCCTACCCGGCCGTCCTGTCCGGCGGCGCGAAGGGCACCCAGTTCGTCATTGAGGTGGACGTCTCGGGCGGCCACCAGTTCCGCCTCATCGAGACCGACCCGGACAACGGCTACGCCACCAGCAAGACCTATCCGGTCCGCACGGGCTCCGGCACGTTCGTCGGCGTCTGCGACTCGCGCCAGCACCTCTACGTGGAACTTCATCCCACGGCCGACGGCGAGGCGAACGTCTCGGCGAAAGCCCAGTACTGGCACCGCTGA
- a CDS encoding C40 family peptidase — protein sequence MSNIVVTAVAGVVGLILFVVMLVIIVASRQRFSSCGVDQPGASEEANSIPASYLGFYRRAGAEYGIPWNVLAGIGKVESDHGRDNSSGVHSGENYAGAGGPMQFLQATWNTFGVDGNDDGRRDRYDPADAIPGAANYLKHNHADRGGAKLRKAIWFYNHSWAYVDLVLLWAKRYGANDFSPDADAGVDIGGAAGCGFDSGTDPSIAGPFAQRVIAYAKKWLGLPYQFGGGTFSGPTVGDNSNGSGKPGFDCSGLVVYSFYQASKGKIKLPRTTYDQVDVGHRIAASQMQPGDLLFPNEHHVGIYLGGGKFIEAPHTGAVVRISPIAGRGFFAAVHIDTPGGDQ from the coding sequence ATGTCGAACATTGTGGTCACGGCGGTCGCCGGAGTCGTTGGGCTGATTCTGTTCGTGGTGATGCTGGTCATCATCGTGGCCAGCCGTCAGCGCTTCAGCAGTTGCGGAGTGGACCAGCCCGGGGCCTCTGAGGAGGCGAACAGCATCCCTGCCTCATACCTCGGGTTCTACCGGCGGGCGGGTGCCGAGTACGGCATACCGTGGAACGTCCTGGCCGGGATCGGCAAGGTGGAGAGCGATCACGGCCGGGACAACTCTTCCGGAGTCCACTCGGGGGAGAACTACGCCGGAGCCGGCGGGCCGATGCAGTTCCTGCAGGCCACGTGGAACACCTTCGGCGTCGACGGCAACGACGATGGCCGCCGCGATCGCTACGATCCCGCGGACGCCATCCCGGGCGCCGCGAACTATCTCAAGCACAATCACGCGGACCGGGGAGGTGCGAAGCTCCGCAAGGCCATCTGGTTCTACAACCACAGTTGGGCCTACGTCGACCTGGTCCTGCTCTGGGCGAAGCGGTACGGCGCCAATGACTTCAGTCCCGACGCCGACGCCGGCGTGGACATCGGGGGCGCCGCCGGATGCGGATTCGACTCGGGAACGGACCCCTCGATCGCCGGCCCGTTCGCGCAGCGGGTCATCGCCTACGCCAAGAAGTGGCTCGGCCTGCCCTACCAGTTCGGCGGAGGCACGTTCTCGGGTCCGACCGTCGGTGACAACAGCAACGGCAGCGGGAAGCCGGGCTTCGACTGCTCCGGCCTGGTCGTGTACTCCTTCTACCAAGCGTCCAAAGGGAAGATCAAACTACCCCGTACGACGTACGACCAGGTCGACGTCGGCCACCGGATCGCCGCCTCCCAGATGCAGCCCGGCGATCTCCTCTTCCCGAATGAGCACCACGTCGGCATCTATCTCGGCGGCGGCAAGTTCATCGAGGCGCCGCACACCGGAGCGGTAGTGAGAATTTCTCCCATTGCGGGCCGCGGTTTCTTCGCCGCTGTTCACATCGATACCCCGGGCGGTGACCAGTGA
- a CDS encoding SCO6880 family protein: MAANNQAERTYGNWRKPRSPGLGRLGLLGTMLLLGGLIFIVLAMMFFGLIPALVVALILAAMLTPLMIQDRHGRTALQAATARISWWRGRSKGQHLYRSGPLSIVDRGSCRLPGLLARSRAVDALDSYGQPFAMVILPQVGHYTVVLECGADGAALVDQDQIDTWVAYWGQWLASLSFEPGLVGASVTIETAPDLGYRLRREVMSNVSDRAPELAREVLEQIVEQYPAGSAQVSTRVALTYSALPKPGAKRRSLEEMAREIGARLPGLSRNLAMTGAGSARAMDTRQLAEAVRVAYDPAAQALLEDAQDETLDWNDVGPVATQEHWDHYVHDSGASITWGMSDAPRGEVLSNVLTGLVSPHQDIPRKRVTFLYRPYDPGTAATLVERDRKDTRFRVNNQNAAARDAIAVAAADQTAREEAKGAGLVRFAMLVTATVHSTADLGSAAAAIDTLAPPARVQLRRMYGAQASAFAAALPLGVVLPTHLQVPALVREAL, from the coding sequence GTGGCAGCCAATAACCAGGCGGAGCGCACTTACGGCAACTGGCGCAAACCCCGATCACCGGGCCTGGGGCGACTGGGCCTGCTCGGCACCATGCTCCTGCTCGGCGGACTGATCTTCATCGTCCTGGCGATGATGTTCTTCGGGCTGATCCCCGCGCTCGTCGTCGCGCTGATCCTGGCGGCGATGCTGACGCCCTTGATGATCCAGGACCGGCACGGCCGGACGGCGTTGCAAGCGGCCACTGCGCGCATCTCCTGGTGGCGGGGCCGTTCCAAGGGGCAGCATCTCTATCGGTCCGGCCCGTTGAGCATCGTGGACCGGGGCTCGTGCCGGCTGCCCGGACTTCTCGCGCGGTCGAGGGCCGTCGACGCCTTGGACTCCTACGGTCAGCCGTTCGCGATGGTGATACTGCCCCAGGTCGGCCACTACACGGTCGTGCTGGAGTGCGGGGCCGACGGCGCGGCGCTGGTGGACCAGGACCAGATCGACACGTGGGTCGCGTACTGGGGACAGTGGCTCGCGTCACTCTCGTTCGAGCCCGGGCTGGTCGGCGCGTCCGTCACCATCGAGACCGCTCCCGACCTCGGATACCGGCTGCGTCGCGAGGTGATGAGCAACGTCAGCGACCGGGCGCCCGAGTTGGCGCGCGAGGTGCTGGAACAGATCGTGGAGCAATACCCGGCCGGGTCGGCGCAGGTCAGCACGAGAGTCGCGCTCACCTACTCGGCCCTGCCGAAGCCCGGTGCCAAACGCCGGTCGCTGGAGGAGATGGCCCGGGAGATCGGTGCCCGCCTGCCGGGCCTGTCGCGCAACCTCGCGATGACGGGTGCGGGCAGCGCCCGCGCGATGGACACCCGGCAACTCGCCGAGGCCGTGCGAGTCGCCTACGACCCCGCCGCGCAGGCGCTGCTGGAGGACGCCCAGGATGAAACGCTCGATTGGAACGACGTCGGGCCGGTGGCGACGCAGGAACATTGGGACCACTACGTCCACGACTCTGGCGCTTCCATCACCTGGGGTATGTCGGACGCACCGCGCGGCGAGGTGCTCAGCAACGTCCTGACCGGCCTGGTCTCTCCTCACCAGGACATCCCGCGCAAGCGGGTGACGTTCCTGTACCGGCCCTACGATCCGGGAACGGCCGCCACGCTCGTGGAACGCGACCGCAAGGACACACGGTTCCGGGTCAACAACCAGAACGCCGCCGCCCGCGACGCGATCGCGGTCGCCGCCGCCGACCAGACGGCGCGTGAAGAGGCGAAGGGCGCGGGGCTCGTCCGATTCGCGATGCTCGTCACGGCGACGGTCCATTCCACGGCCGACCTCGGCAGCGCTGCCGCGGCGATCGACACGCTCGCCCCGCCCGCACGGGTGCAGCTCCGCCGGATGTACGGCGCGCAGGCGTCCGCGTTCGCCGCCGCCCTCCCGCTCGGCGTCGTCCTTCCCACCCATCTGCAGGTGCCGGCGCTCGTCCGGGAGGCGCTGTGA
- a CDS encoding ATP/GTP-binding protein yields MSEKTSSTDDRAPDEPEAAPPRSLKRQPVDRSARARRKAAQQAAQRAREERKAELAARRAENREGGPRPGPRGFAGRGGGRSSYVEAPPEWRGTTVQVCGLWPFGAGSGTPMIGVPVGRELGGGAALCCDPISWFQRAGLIHNPSCLVLGKPGLGKSSLIRRMVLGLTGFGVFPMVLGDLKPDYVDLISAMNGQIIKLGRGLGSLNVLDPGETAAAAARLSGRARDKLAADAHGRRLNMVSALMTVLRGSPIADTERTALNAALRVLDERHHGVPTLPDLIQVIDQGAEQVRAVTLARGSEDRYRAAVDPLHATLLGLLDGPMGETFARPTTTPIRLDAPGGVCIDISGIDDADAELQAAVLLACWSDGFGAVEAAHALADEGLGPQRHFFVVLDELWRVLRAGRGLVDRVDALTRLNRQRGLGQAMITHTMADLLALPDPADQMKAKGFAERAGMVICGGLPMSEMGPLNEVVRMSAAEQNMIVDWSTPPSWDPNLNRDGEPPGRGKFLVKVGGRPGIPFHVDFTPAERDVNDTNKRWLNSSTRVISTVPPVEPAS; encoded by the coding sequence GTGAGCGAGAAGACCTCGTCGACCGACGACCGCGCGCCGGACGAGCCCGAAGCCGCGCCGCCGAGATCCCTCAAGCGGCAGCCGGTCGATCGCAGTGCCAGGGCGCGGCGGAAGGCTGCGCAGCAGGCGGCCCAGCGAGCCCGGGAGGAGCGGAAGGCCGAGCTCGCGGCGCGGCGAGCCGAGAACCGGGAGGGCGGACCGCGTCCCGGGCCACGTGGCTTCGCCGGCCGGGGCGGGGGCAGGTCCTCCTACGTCGAGGCTCCGCCCGAATGGCGCGGCACCACCGTCCAGGTGTGCGGGTTGTGGCCGTTCGGCGCGGGGTCGGGCACGCCGATGATCGGCGTGCCGGTCGGCCGTGAACTGGGCGGCGGCGCGGCGCTGTGCTGCGATCCGATCAGTTGGTTCCAGCGTGCGGGCCTGATCCACAATCCGAGTTGCCTGGTCCTCGGCAAGCCCGGGCTCGGCAAGTCGTCCCTGATCCGCCGGATGGTACTCGGCCTGACCGGGTTCGGGGTCTTCCCCATGGTCCTCGGCGACCTCAAGCCGGACTACGTCGATCTGATCTCCGCCATGAACGGTCAGATCATCAAGCTCGGCCGCGGGCTCGGCTCGCTGAACGTGCTCGATCCGGGCGAGACCGCGGCAGCGGCGGCGAGACTGTCCGGCCGCGCGCGGGACAAGCTGGCCGCCGACGCGCATGGTCGTCGCCTCAACATGGTCTCGGCGCTCATGACCGTCCTGCGCGGCTCGCCGATCGCCGACACTGAACGCACGGCGCTCAACGCCGCCTTGCGCGTGCTGGACGAACGGCACCACGGCGTCCCGACCCTCCCTGACCTCATTCAGGTCATCGACCAGGGGGCTGAGCAGGTGCGCGCCGTCACGCTCGCCCGCGGCTCGGAGGACCGGTACCGCGCGGCCGTCGATCCGTTGCACGCCACGCTCCTCGGTCTGCTCGACGGGCCGATGGGCGAGACGTTCGCGCGTCCCACGACGACTCCGATCCGGCTCGACGCTCCCGGCGGGGTCTGTATCGACATCTCCGGCATCGACGACGCCGACGCCGAACTCCAAGCCGCCGTGCTGCTGGCGTGCTGGTCCGACGGCTTCGGTGCCGTCGAGGCCGCGCACGCGCTCGCCGACGAGGGCCTGGGCCCGCAACGGCACTTCTTCGTTGTGCTGGACGAGCTGTGGCGCGTCCTGCGCGCTGGGCGCGGCCTCGTGGACCGCGTGGACGCGCTCACCCGCCTCAACCGCCAGCGCGGCCTCGGCCAGGCGATGATCACGCACACGATGGCCGACCTGCTCGCGCTTCCCGACCCCGCCGATCAGATGAAGGCCAAGGGCTTCGCCGAGCGCGCGGGAATGGTGATCTGCGGCGGGTTGCCGATGTCGGAGATGGGTCCGCTGAACGAGGTGGTGCGCATGTCGGCGGCGGAGCAGAACATGATCGTGGACTGGTCCACGCCACCGTCGTGGGATCCGAACCTCAACCGGGACGGCGAACCGCCGGGACGGGGCAAGTTCCTCGTGAAGGTGGGCGGCCGTCCCGGAATCCCGTTCCACGTCGACTTCACGCCCGCCGAGCGCGACGTCAACGACACGAACAAGCGGTGGCTGAACTCCAGCACCCGTGTCATCAGCACCGTCCCGCCCGTGGAGCCCGCGTCATGA